The sequence GTGGTTTCCTATCCATTCTTTTTAGGTTGCAGTTAGGGTTTCCTGATATGGACATGACCTTCTTGAAGCCTATTCTTGGGGGATGGATTGATGAGTCAGGATCTTTGGATACCAATTTCTACCTTGCTTTGGTGACCATGCACGGAACCATCATGGTGTTCTTTGTACTGACAGCTGGTCTGAGTGGTACTTTTTCCAATTACTTGATTCCACTTCAGATTGGAGCAAGGGATATGGCCTCTGGTTTTATGAACATGCTTTCTTACTGGTTGTTCTTTATTGCCGGTGTGATCATGTTTATTTCCTTGTTTATCGAGACCGGTCCAGCTGGTGGTGGATGGGTGATTTATCCGCCCCTTTCTGCGCTAGAACAAGCCATTCCAGGATCTGGACTGGGCATGACGCTTTGGTTGGTATCCATGGTGTTCTTTATTGCGTCCCAGCTAATGGGCGGTATCAATTATATCACTACTGTCATTAACCTTCGTACCAGGGGAATGTCATTCAGCAGGTTGCCTTTGACCATTTGGTCATTCTTCCTGACTGCCGTAATTGGGTTGTTATCTTTCCCTGTGCTTTTTTCAGCTGCCTTGTTGTTGGTATTTGATAGAAGTTTCGGTACTTCATTCTACTTGTCTGATATTTATATTGGTGGTGAAGCATTGCCAAATACTGGCGGTAGCGCAGTTCTTTTCCAACACCTTTTCTGGTTCTTGGGACACCCAGAAGTATACATCGTATTACTTCCAGCGTTAGGGATTACTTCAGAAGTAATTGCCACCAATTCCAGAAAGCCAATTTTCGGTTACAAAGCCATGATCTTATCCATGCTTGGCATTACCGTGTTGTCTTTCGTTGTTTGGGCACACCACATGTTTGTGTCAGGAATGAATCCTTTCCTAGGATCTATATTCATGTTCTTGACTTTGATCATTGCAGTGCCTTCTGCCGTAAAAGTATTTAACTACTTGACGACACTTTGGAGAGGTAACTTGGTGTTTACACCTGCGATGCTCTTCTCCATCGGTTTGGTTTCGTTCTTTATTTCCGGTGGTTTGACAGGGATCTTCCTGGGTAACTCCGCTGTGGATATCCAATTGCATGATACCTATTTCGTAGTGGCTCACTTCCACTTGGTAATGGGATCTGCTTCTTTCTTTGGATTGATGGCGGGTGTATACCATTGGTTCCCTAAGATGTTTGGCAAAATGATGGATGCAAAATTAGGCTATATCCACTTTTGGTTGACGTTTGTGGGCGTGTACATGGTGTTCTTCCCTATGCACTATATCGGTATCGCTGGATTCCCTAGACGATATTATAGCTGGACCAACTTTAACTTTGCTGATATGTACACTGACTTGAACATGTTTGTGTCTGTTGCCGCAATAGTGACGTTTGGTGCGCAGTTTATCTTCTTGTTTAACTTCTTCAACAGCATGTTTAGAGGAAGAAAAGCACCGTTGAATCCATGGAGATCCAATACTTTGGAGTGGACTACTCCATTGCATCCAGGACACGGTAACTGGCCAGGTGAAATCCCAGCGGTTTACAGATGGCCTTACGATTACTCCAAGCCTGGGGCAAAAGAAGACTTTATCCCTCAGACGGTACCGTTGTCTTCTACTCCAGAATCCAACCTTCCGCATGAAGCAGAGCAAGTGAAGCTTGAGCGAGAAATCATGGCAGAAGAAGGAGGAGATGTTTTGGTAGCAAATGAATCAAAAGAATCATAAAAATATTCGCAGCTTTCGCAGGATCAGCTTGGTCACTGCGATTGCTGTGTATTTCTTAATCTTGGTTGGCGGCATTGTCCGCAGTACGGGAGCGGGAATGGGCTGTCCCGATTGGCCAAAATGTTTTGGAAGCTGGATACCTCCCACAGCTGTGGAGCAGCTTCCTGATAATTATCAAGAAATCTATCTCAACAAAAGGTTAGAGAAGAACGAAAGGTTTGTTAAGATGCTTCATGGCCTTGGATTTCACCAGAAAGCGGAAGAAATCAAGCATAGCAAGGCCATACTTGTAGAGGAAGAGTTTAATGCCACCAAAACCTGGATTGAATATCTCAACAGGCTGACAGGAGCGATCATTGGACTATTGGTCATCGCCACTTTTGTGTATGCTTTTAGATTACGCAAAGAAGATCGAATGTTGGCCATTTTGTCCTTCGCCAATCTACTGCTGGTGATATTCCAAGGGTGGATTGGATCGATTGTGGTATCTACCAATTTACTTCATTGGATGATTACCGTTCACATGGTGCTGGCGCTGTTGATTGTATGTTTGTTGCTTTATGTTCATTATAGAGCATTTAAACTGAATCATACCATTCAGCCAAAAACCGAAAGGCCCAATTATCTCTATGGGGTATTAGTAGTGGGATTCCTGCTGATGATTATCCAAGTGGTTTGGGGAACACAAGTAAGGGAAGAAATTGATCTTATAGCTTTGCAATTTGGAAGCCTCTTTCGTTCCGAGTGGATTTCACATTTAGGTGTGAATTTCATGATTCATAGGTCATTCTCATTGGTGTTGTTATTCCTTCACCTATGGTTTGTTTATAAAGTGTACATGTTCTCCTATCGGAGCTCAAGTATATTTAAATGGTCACAAGTGCTGCTAGTACTGATATTCATAGAGATTATCACGGGTGCTAGCATGGCATACTTTGGTATTCCAGCCTTTTTGCAGCCCGTACACCTTTTGGTAGGGTCGCTGATTATAGGGGTGCAATTTGTGATCTTATTACAGTTAAGTGATCAAAAAAGTATAGTGTTAAATACATCCAATTCATGAGGACAGTTAATTTATCAGAAGCGTCCTTTATTGACAGCATTAGCATTAGGGCAAAGGCCTATTATGAACTGATCAAGTTCAGGCTTTCTGCTTTGGTGACGTTTTCTGCTGTTTTCGGATTTGTTTTGGGAGACAGTGGAGCGATATTTTCTTGGGGGACTTGTTTTGCCTTGATGATCGGAGGTTTTCTGATCAGTGGGGCATCAGGTGCAGCCAATGAAATATTGGAAAGAGATTATGATAAGCTGATGAAGAGGACCCAAAACAGGCCTCTTCCACTCAATATAATTTCAGTTAACGAAGCCTATTGGTTTACCGTGTTGGTGGCGTTGGTAGGTGTATCCATTTTATGGTTTTTCACCAATCCACTGACGACAGGGCTGGGTATACTGAGCATGTTGTTATATGTTTTTGTGTACACCCCGCTTAAGCGTGTAGGCCCCGTAGCGGTGTTTGTAGGCGCCATCCCCGGTGCGATGCCGCCATTATTGGGGTGGACAGCTGCAACAGGTGCCATCTCTTATGAAGCACTGATTATTTTCGGTATTCAGTTTATTTGGCAGTTTCCCCATTTTTGGGCGATTGCCTGGGTAAGTGATGAAGATTATAAAAAAGCGGGGTTTAAATTACTTCCTTGCGGAGGTAGAAAGGACTTTAATACGGCGATACAAATCATGATTTATACCTTGTTCTTGCTGCCATTGGGCTTGTTGCCCAGTTATTTTGGCTTGACAGGGCTTAATTCGGGCATTGTAGCTACGGTATGTGGCGTGCTGTTCTTGGCACAGACCTTTTCGTTGATGCGAGATTGCTCTCGAAAGTCCGCTTTGAAGATCATGTTTGGTTCGTTTCTGTATTTGCCGATTGTGCAGATAGCTTATTTATTAGATAAAGTGGCGTAATGGAAGAGAGGTTAGCTTATACAGAGGGAGCTGAGCAGCCCATTGCAATGCATCCTAAGAAATTTGCATTGTGGTTATTCATCGTCAGTGTCGTGATGATTTTCGCCGCAATGACCAGTGCCTTTATCGTGCGCCAAGGCGAAGGAAATTGGTTGGATTATGACCTTCCTTCTATATTATGGTATACGTCTGGGATCATTTTGCTGAGCAGCGCAAGTATGCATTGGGCTTATTTGTCGGCAAAAAATGACCGGATAAATCATTTAAAAATTGCCTTGACCATCACGACCGCTTTAGGGTTGGTATTTCTAGTGGGGCAGTGGTTTAGTTGGGTGGCATTGGTGGAGCGTGACGTGTATTTTGTGGGCAATCCTGCTGGTTCATTTATGTATGTCCTTACAGGTTTGCACGCAGCGCATTTGATCAGTGGTGTGATATTTCTGATTATTGTGTTAATTTCGTCCTTTAGGTATCAGATTCATTCCAAAGAGATGAATACCTTGGAAATGTGTGCCACCTATTGGCATTTTCTCGGTGGATTGTGGATCTACCTTTTTGTGTTTTTGTTATTGAATCATTGAAAATATTAAGTTAAAACCTAGAATATATGTCATCGACTGCAATTGAAATCAACTCCAAGAGAGGAATTTGGGGTGGTGGAAATGAGCCCCTAAAGGCTAGTTACGGAAAACTTATGATGTGGTTTTTCCTACTTTCCGACATCTTTACTTTTGCCGCTTTCTTGATTACTTATGGCTCCATTAGGGTTAGTTACCCGGCTTTTGAGGGGCACGTTTCGGAATTTGTAAAATCCAATGAACATTGGCCTATTCCAGAAATGATCTTTAATGCATTTCCATTCTTTCATGGGGTTCATTTGCCATTGGTGTTCGTAGGGTTAATGACCTTTATTTTGATCATGAGTTCGGTTACCATGGTACTTGCGGTGGAAGCTGGTCATCGAAATGATAAGAAAGACGTTGTAAAATGGATGCTATGGACCATGTTGGGCGGGATTACCTTCCTTAGCTGTCAGGCATGGGAGTGGAGCCACTTTATTCATGGCAGTGATGAAGGGACTATGATGACTTTCGTCAATACGTTCGGCGAAACGGTGAAAGAGGTAGTTTATGGTGCCAATCTCCATGTGAATGAATACGGACCAGCACCTTTTGCACAGCTGTTTTTCTTTATCACCGGATTCCATGGCTTTCACGTAACCATTGGTGTCGTGTTATTGTTCTTGGCCTTTTACCAAGCTGCCGTGGGTGTATACGAGAGAAGAGGACACTATGAGATGGTTGAAAAGATTGGGCTATATTGGCACTTTGTAGATTTGGTTTGGGTATTTGTATTTACCTTCTATTACCTGGTCTAGATTCACTTAAAAATATTATTAGCTATGTCAGCACACGGAAATAACAGTACTTTGGAAGTACTACCTCGGAATAAGGAAAAAATCAGAAAAATTTGGAAAACGGCAGGGATCCTTCTCGCTATCACGGCGGTGGAATTTCTTCTTGCCTTTACCATGGAGCGCGGTATGCTTCTTTTCGCCATCTTTATTGGGCTTACGCTGGTAAAAGCGGCCTATATCATGATGGAATTCATGCACTTGAAAGATGAGTCCAAAACGTTGTTTTGGTCGATCATGCTTCCCCTGATATTTTTGGTTTGGCTGTTGATTGCCCTATTCAAAGAAGGAGCAGAGATCTTTATCTACAGATGGTAATCCCATCCATATAAAAATTAAAAAAAGTAGGTTGGAAGGAATGCTTTCAACCTACTTTTTTGTTTGTATTGGTAATATGAAAATGATTAGAGTATTACAGGGCTTAGTGTTGGTATGTATCCTGATGGTGCCCGTGTTGATTATTCTCTTTCTTCGTAACTTTGGAGAAAATACCTATGAGATCCCCATTCTGTATGAAAATGGGGTAGAGGATCCCTTTGGAGATTGTAATTATCAAAACGAAGGACAACATTACATTCCTGATTTCAGTTTTGTCAATCAAGACAGTGCAATTGTCGGCAGGGATGAGATGAAGGGAAAAGTCACGATTGTGGATTTCTTTTTTACGAGTTGTCCCAGTATATGTCCAGTGATGTCCTTGGAATTGGAGCGTGTGCAGGATGCCTTTAGGAATGAAGAAACCGTGCAGTTGTATTCCATCAGCATCGATCCTGATTATGATACTCCAGAAAGGCTAAAGGATTATGCTACCCTCCATCAAGCGAATCCAGAGAAGTGGCATTTTCTCAATGGTCCCAAAGCGGAGGTCTATGAGCTGGCAAGATGTGGTTTTGTCCTTCCCACCATTGACGGAAAAGGGGTTCCTGAAGATTTTATCCATAGTGATAAACTCGCCCTCATTGATACTGAAGGGAGGATCAGAGGATATTATAGCGGTACCAATCGTGAGGATGTAGACCTGCTGATATTGGAGACAAAAATATTATTACATGGAAAAGACTGAGTTTTCAGAACCAAAAGCCAATAAAGGAATTTACAGGCTTATAACGGTTGTTTCTATCCTGGTCCCCGTTGTGGTGGCCATCCTGTTATTTATGCCCGCTAAACTTGATTTGGCAAGCGATTGGGTGTACTTCCTCCCTCATTTAAATGCCGTGATTAATTTCACTGCAAGTTTGGCCTTGATTGCGGGATTGGTATTTATAAAGAACAAAAAGATCAGTTATCACCGTGCCGCGATGACTATAGCTTTTGGCTTAGGAGCGATATTTTTGGTTTCTTATGTGGTCTATCATGCATCCGCTGAAAGCACTAGCTTTGGCGGTGAGGGGATGATTCGAACGGTGTATTTTATCATTTTGATCAGTCATATTATTTTAGCAGCAGTGGCGTTGTTCCCGATATTATTGGCCTATTATTACGGCCAAAAAGGCATGGTGGAAAAGCACCGTAAAATCGTGCGGTATGCATATCCTATTTGGCTGTATGTGACCGTGTCAGGAGTGGTGGTGTATTGGATGATCAGTTCTTATTACAGCCATTAAAACCCATTAGTAATCATCGACGTATTAGAAAGTATGAAGAAGTTCTGGATTAACATCATGTTGGTTGTGGCATTTGTGGTCTTGCCGAAGGTCATGGCTGTAGCCCAGTGTGCGATGTGTAGGGCCTCCGTAGAAAATAACGTTTCCAATGGTGAAACCACTGTCGGTGCCAGCCTAAACATGGGCATTCTTTACCTTTTTGTTGCCCCTTATCTATTGGCAGCTGTTATTGGTTTTTTATGGTATCGTAATTCCAAGCGAAAAAAACTCGTCAGTACGACTTAAACGTGTAAA comes from Echinicola vietnamensis DSM 17526 and encodes:
- a CDS encoding cytochrome c oxidase subunit I, translating into MAVANISTHGTTAHDHHDDHHEHSDNFITKYIFSTDHKMIGKQFLVTGIVWALIGGFLSILFRLQLGFPDMDMTFLKPILGGWIDESGSLDTNFYLALVTMHGTIMVFFVLTAGLSGTFSNYLIPLQIGARDMASGFMNMLSYWLFFIAGVIMFISLFIETGPAGGGWVIYPPLSALEQAIPGSGLGMTLWLVSMVFFIASQLMGGINYITTVINLRTRGMSFSRLPLTIWSFFLTAVIGLLSFPVLFSAALLLVFDRSFGTSFYLSDIYIGGEALPNTGGSAVLFQHLFWFLGHPEVYIVLLPALGITSEVIATNSRKPIFGYKAMILSMLGITVLSFVVWAHHMFVSGMNPFLGSIFMFLTLIIAVPSAVKVFNYLTTLWRGNLVFTPAMLFSIGLVSFFISGGLTGIFLGNSAVDIQLHDTYFVVAHFHLVMGSASFFGLMAGVYHWFPKMFGKMMDAKLGYIHFWLTFVGVYMVFFPMHYIGIAGFPRRYYSWTNFNFADMYTDLNMFVSVAAIVTFGAQFIFLFNFFNSMFRGRKAPLNPWRSNTLEWTTPLHPGHGNWPGEIPAVYRWPYDYSKPGAKEDFIPQTVPLSSTPESNLPHEAEQVKLEREIMAEEGGDVLVANESKES
- a CDS encoding COX15/CtaA family protein; protein product: MNQKNHKNIRSFRRISLVTAIAVYFLILVGGIVRSTGAGMGCPDWPKCFGSWIPPTAVEQLPDNYQEIYLNKRLEKNERFVKMLHGLGFHQKAEEIKHSKAILVEEEFNATKTWIEYLNRLTGAIIGLLVIATFVYAFRLRKEDRMLAILSFANLLLVIFQGWIGSIVVSTNLLHWMITVHMVLALLIVCLLLYVHYRAFKLNHTIQPKTERPNYLYGVLVVGFLLMIIQVVWGTQVREEIDLIALQFGSLFRSEWISHLGVNFMIHRSFSLVLLFLHLWFVYKVYMFSYRSSSIFKWSQVLLVLIFIEIITGASMAYFGIPAFLQPVHLLVGSLIIGVQFVILLQLSDQKSIVLNTSNS
- the cyoE gene encoding heme o synthase: MRTVNLSEASFIDSISIRAKAYYELIKFRLSALVTFSAVFGFVLGDSGAIFSWGTCFALMIGGFLISGASGAANEILERDYDKLMKRTQNRPLPLNIISVNEAYWFTVLVALVGVSILWFFTNPLTTGLGILSMLLYVFVYTPLKRVGPVAVFVGAIPGAMPPLLGWTAATGAISYEALIIFGIQFIWQFPHFWAIAWVSDEDYKKAGFKLLPCGGRKDFNTAIQIMIYTLFLLPLGLLPSYFGLTGLNSGIVATVCGVLFLAQTFSLMRDCSRKSALKIMFGSFLYLPIVQIAYLLDKVA
- a CDS encoding cytochrome c oxidase subunit 3 — its product is MEERLAYTEGAEQPIAMHPKKFALWLFIVSVVMIFAAMTSAFIVRQGEGNWLDYDLPSILWYTSGIILLSSASMHWAYLSAKNDRINHLKIALTITTALGLVFLVGQWFSWVALVERDVYFVGNPAGSFMYVLTGLHAAHLISGVIFLIIVLISSFRYQIHSKEMNTLEMCATYWHFLGGLWIYLFVFLLLNH
- a CDS encoding cytochrome c oxidase subunit 3; this translates as MSSTAIEINSKRGIWGGGNEPLKASYGKLMMWFFLLSDIFTFAAFLITYGSIRVSYPAFEGHVSEFVKSNEHWPIPEMIFNAFPFFHGVHLPLVFVGLMTFILIMSSVTMVLAVEAGHRNDKKDVVKWMLWTMLGGITFLSCQAWEWSHFIHGSDEGTMMTFVNTFGETVKEVVYGANLHVNEYGPAPFAQLFFFITGFHGFHVTIGVVLLFLAFYQAAVGVYERRGHYEMVEKIGLYWHFVDLVWVFVFTFYYLV
- a CDS encoding cytochrome C oxidase subunit IV family protein, with amino-acid sequence MSAHGNNSTLEVLPRNKEKIRKIWKTAGILLAITAVEFLLAFTMERGMLLFAIFIGLTLVKAAYIMMEFMHLKDESKTLFWSIMLPLIFLVWLLIALFKEGAEIFIYRW
- a CDS encoding SCO family protein — its product is MKMIRVLQGLVLVCILMVPVLIILFLRNFGENTYEIPILYENGVEDPFGDCNYQNEGQHYIPDFSFVNQDSAIVGRDEMKGKVTIVDFFFTSCPSICPVMSLELERVQDAFRNEETVQLYSISIDPDYDTPERLKDYATLHQANPEKWHFLNGPKAEVYELARCGFVLPTIDGKGVPEDFIHSDKLALIDTEGRIRGYYSGTNREDVDLLILETKILLHGKD
- a CDS encoding DUF420 domain-containing protein, translated to MEKTEFSEPKANKGIYRLITVVSILVPVVVAILLFMPAKLDLASDWVYFLPHLNAVINFTASLALIAGLVFIKNKKISYHRAAMTIAFGLGAIFLVSYVVYHASAESTSFGGEGMIRTVYFIILISHIILAAVALFPILLAYYYGQKGMVEKHRKIVRYAYPIWLYVTVSGVVVYWMISSYYSH